The following proteins are encoded in a genomic region of Alphaproteobacteria bacterium:
- a CDS encoding BON domain-containing protein: MRVRRTTLIAALAAALALPAAVHAQAANDKSVTAGEFLDDTIISNSIRARVIGDKDLTIRDIGVETHKGVVQLSGFVDNDVAKIKAESIARDVKGVKEVHNNLIVK, translated from the coding sequence ATGCGAGTTCGACGCACCACTTTGATCGCGGCGCTGGCCGCAGCGCTGGCCCTGCCCGCCGCCGTTCATGCCCAAGCGGCGAACGACAAGAGCGTCACCGCGGGCGAGTTCCTGGACGATACGATCATCAGCAATTCGATCCGCGCGCGCGTGATCGGCGACAAGGACCTGACGATCCGCGATATCGGCGTGGAGACGCATAAGGGCGTCGTCCAGCTCAGCGGCTTCGTCGACAACGACGTCGCCAAGATCAAGGCCGAAAGCATCGCCCGCGACGTGAAGGGCGTGAAGGAAGTGCACAACAATCTGATCGTCAAGTAG